A single Sulfurimonas aquatica DNA region contains:
- the aroC gene encoding chorismate synthase, with protein sequence MNSFGMKLRFSTFGESHGKAIGCLLDGVPAGLEIDEEYIQSELDRRKPGKSEFETARKEADKVEILSGVFEGVSTGTPIAMLIYNTNQKSKDYTNIKDIFRPGHADFTYFNKYGIRDYRGGGRSSARETAARVSAGAIAKLMLTKMGISVLSGISEVAGIKSEVFDYDKAKSSIIYALDSAKEEEQKEAILKAKNNHDSVGGVSRVLIQGVPIGLGQPLYYKLDGVLADAMMGLNAVKAVEIGDGVLSSRVLGSQNNDEIRSNGFETNHSGGILGGISNGDDIVLNVYFKPTPSIFKEQHTVTTTNEEVDFSLKGRHDPCVAVRGTVVCESMAALVIADMLLLNMGSNMEGVRKYYS encoded by the coding sequence GTGAATAGTTTTGGAATGAAATTACGTTTTAGCACGTTTGGCGAGTCTCACGGAAAAGCTATAGGCTGTCTTTTGGATGGAGTGCCTGCTGGATTAGAGATAGATGAAGAGTATATTCAGAGTGAACTTGACCGACGTAAACCTGGAAAGAGTGAATTTGAAACTGCACGCAAGGAAGCGGATAAAGTAGAGATATTAAGTGGTGTATTTGAGGGTGTAAGTACAGGTACACCTATAGCAATGCTGATATATAATACAAATCAAAAATCAAAAGATTACACTAACATAAAAGACATTTTTCGCCCGGGGCATGCAGATTTTACCTACTTTAATAAGTATGGCATAAGAGATTATCGTGGTGGTGGTAGAAGCTCTGCTCGTGAGACAGCTGCTCGTGTATCTGCTGGTGCTATTGCTAAACTTATGCTAACTAAGATGGGAATAAGCGTATTAAGTGGTATCAGTGAAGTGGCAGGTATTAAAAGTGAAGTATTTGATTATGATAAGGCAAAAAGCAGTATTATTTATGCGCTTGATTCGGCTAAAGAAGAAGAACAAAAAGAAGCAATTTTAAAAGCCAAAAATAATCACGACTCTGTTGGGGGTGTCTCTCGTGTTCTTATTCAGGGAGTACCCATTGGATTAGGACAACCTCTGTACTATAAACTTGATGGAGTATTAGCTGATGCTATGATGGGCTTAAATGCTGTTAAAGCTGTTGAGATAGGTGATGGAGTACTCAGCTCTAGAGTATTGGGTTCACAAAATAATGATGAGATTCGTTCAAATGGCTTTGAGACAAATCACTCAGGCGGTATTCTTGGTGGAATTAGTAATGGAGATGATATAGTTTTAAATGTCTATTTTAAGCCAACTCCATCTATCTTTAAAGAACAACATACTGTTACAACTACAAATGAAGAGGTAGATTTTTCTCTTAAGGGCCGACATGACCCTTGTGTGGCTGTTAGAGGAACAGTTGTATGTGAG
- the rnc gene encoding ribonuclease III translates to MNKNIESLEKKLDYKFKNQKLIIEALTHKSYKQPYDNERLEFLGDAVLDLIVGEYLFTKFRTSNEGKLSKIRASLVNETGFDKLARHLDLGSYILLSNAEDNNGGREKSSLLSNAFEAIMGAIYLEAGLEVVSKIAIDLIEKNHDEISLDSLFRDFKTTLQELTQASFGITPEYRVLSSSGPDHKKEFEVGVFIEGKEYARASGKSKKIAQQESAKMTIELLKKEK, encoded by the coding sequence ATGAATAAAAATATAGAGAGTTTAGAAAAAAAACTAGATTATAAGTTTAAAAATCAAAAGCTCATTATCGAAGCGCTGACACATAAAAGTTATAAACAGCCCTACGATAATGAGCGATTAGAATTTCTTGGCGATGCAGTTTTAGACCTTATAGTAGGAGAGTACCTTTTTACTAAGTTTAGAACTTCAAATGAGGGGAAACTTTCTAAGATAAGAGCATCATTGGTAAACGAGACAGGTTTCGATAAGTTAGCACGTCATTTAGACTTAGGAAGTTATATATTGCTTTCTAATGCAGAAGATAATAATGGAGGACGTGAAAAATCATCACTTCTTTCAAATGCTTTTGAAGCTATCATGGGTGCGATTTACCTTGAAGCAGGCCTTGAGGTTGTTAGTAAAATTGCCATTGACTTGATAGAGAAGAATCATGATGAGATATCACTTGATTCTCTATTTCGAGACTTTAAAACAACTCTTCAAGAGTTAACGCAAGCGAGCTTTGGAATTACTCCTGAGTATAGAGTTTTGAGTAGTAGTGGCCCGGACCATAAAAAAGAGTTTGAAGTCGGTGTCTTTATAGAAGGCAAAGAGTATGCTAGGGCATCGGGAAAGAGTAAAAAAATAGCGCAACAAGAGTCAGCAAAAATGACAATAGAGTTACTAAAGAAGGAAAAGTAG
- a CDS encoding tetratricopeptide repeat protein, producing MITFFSYWWGRYKRKEDSKYLDRFLKQFNSLPSKNELEVLISSGELSEKSWLLLANSYYKSGDYEKSIEIYQELLKIKSSSNTKETMFLLGKTYFKAGFLERSKQIFLEILKKSPRTPQALHYLLLVYEYMRDYNSALDVLEPLDELHEDVALESAYLKVMHILSRSDISIDKKADKLLAIHNETHKLTYMIFEYLFRVNPKLAWQNLDSSKSELLSDIFWAIDTKELNLDIISQNGYLRDLYSARGDIALSKSSSIFELNVLIKLQNKGGATLIFEYVCDGCKQVYPFAFNRCSSCHSLDTLRVEWHLSKDFYQDYTQENNSFQ from the coding sequence ATGATTACATTTTTTTCTTATTGGTGGGGGCGATATAAACGCAAAGAGGACTCAAAATATCTCGATAGATTTCTAAAACAGTTTAACTCACTTCCATCAAAAAATGAACTAGAAGTTCTTATTTCTAGTGGCGAGTTGTCTGAAAAGTCCTGGCTGCTTCTAGCAAACTCTTATTACAAGAGTGGAGATTATGAAAAAAGTATTGAGATCTATCAGGAACTTCTAAAGATAAAGAGTAGCTCAAACACTAAAGAGACAATGTTTCTTTTAGGTAAAACATACTTTAAAGCAGGTTTTTTAGAACGTTCCAAACAAATCTTTTTGGAGATACTAAAAAAGAGCCCACGAACTCCTCAAGCACTACATTATCTTTTGCTAGTATATGAGTATATGAGAGATTATAACTCCGCGTTAGATGTACTCGAGCCATTAGATGAACTTCACGAGGATGTCGCACTCGAGAGTGCATATTTAAAAGTTATGCATATCTTAAGTAGGAGTGACATAAGCATTGATAAAAAAGCGGATAAACTCTTAGCAATACATAATGAAACTCATAAATTAACCTATATGATATTTGAGTACTTGTTTAGAGTAAACCCTAAGCTTGCTTGGCAAAACTTAGATAGCTCAAAAAGCGAACTCCTTAGTGACATTTTCTGGGCTATAGATACCAAAGAGTTGAATTTAGATATAATTTCACAAAATGGTTATTTACGCGATTTATATAGTGCCAGAGGTGATATTGCACTTTCAAAATCGAGTTCTATTTTTGAATTAAATGTTTTGATAAAGCTTCAAAACAAGGGTGGTGCTACACTTATTTTTGAATATGTATGTGATGGATGTAAACAGGTTTATCCCTTCGCATTTAATAGATGTTCATCATGCCACTCTCTAGATACATTAAGAGTAGAATGGCATTTATCTAAGGATTTTTATCAAGATTATACTCAAGAGAACAACTCTTTTCAGTAA
- a CDS encoding YeiH family protein, with translation MFNISKYKTYTKGLLASIAVAIVASIITHFISFSTATVAIILGMIVGNYFYSTFHSDESEYKSGVKWAEKDLLMFAIALMGINLNFTMLANLGFKTILIIVLGMAFTIFMGLLLGKLFKLNPKLSLMIGIGNGVCGSSAIAATSGIAKVKSADVGVSIALVNLMGTIGIFLAPALAHLIGFSNIQAGVFTGNTLQAVGQAVAAGFSISAESGHYATVVKMGRVLLLVPLVLILIYIAKRESLKNADEVTGTAKVGVPSFILWFVGFSVVASLGWLPKELEAVIGSVSHYITLIAMSAIGLMIHFGTIVKTAGTAFKVSSLLFALQLIFSALLISLL, from the coding sequence ATGTTCAACATATCTAAATATAAAACATATACAAAAGGTCTGCTAGCTAGTATTGCAGTGGCTATTGTAGCTAGTATCATCACTCACTTTATCTCTTTTAGTACAGCAACCGTAGCAATCATACTTGGAATGATAGTAGGAAATTATTTTTATAGTACTTTTCATTCAGATGAGTCTGAGTATAAAAGTGGTGTGAAGTGGGCAGAAAAAGATCTTTTAATGTTTGCTATTGCTCTTATGGGAATAAATCTTAACTTTACAATGCTTGCAAACCTAGGTTTTAAAACTATTTTGATTATTGTTTTAGGGATGGCGTTTACAATTTTTATGGGTCTACTTCTTGGAAAACTTTTTAAACTAAATCCTAAACTTTCACTTATGATAGGAATAGGAAATGGTGTATGTGGAAGTTCTGCTATCGCGGCTACGTCTGGAATTGCAAAAGTTAAAAGTGCTGATGTTGGCGTGAGTATAGCACTTGTAAACCTTATGGGAACTATAGGTATATTTTTAGCACCTGCTTTAGCACATCTTATTGGTTTTAGTAATATTCAAGCGGGTGTTTTTACAGGAAATACCCTTCAGGCGGTTGGACAAGCCGTTGCAGCAGGATTTAGCATCTCTGCTGAATCTGGTCACTATGCGACTGTTGTGAAAATGGGAAGAGTTTTATTACTTGTTCCACTAGTGCTTATCTTAATATATATTGCAAAAAGGGAGAGTTTAAAGAACGCTGATGAAGTAACGGGAACAGCAAAGGTAGGAGTACCGTCTTTTATACTTTGGTTTGTAGGTTTTTCTGTTGTAGCTTCACTTGGATGGTTACCAAAAGAACTTGAAGCAGTTATTGGCTCTGTTAGTCACTATATTACTCTTATAGCGATGAGTGCAATAGGTTTAATGATTCACTTTGGAACAATTGTTAAAACTGCTGGAACGGCGTTTAAAGTCTCATCACTTTTATTTGCTCTACAGTTGATATTTAGTGCCTTACTTATTAGTCTATTGTAA